A genomic segment from Rubrobacter tropicus encodes:
- the scpB gene encoding SMC-Scp complex subunit ScpB, translating into MTENVPAPEHLIESVLLVSARPVGPDDLSSATDLTPGEVEAALATLSERYSPENSGVVLRAVAGGYLFSTNPACSAAVERFREEARPTPLSGAAHEVLACALYLGPLTRGAISRVRGVNSDAVVRNLLERDLLAEVGADREAPGAPALLAVTDEFLAATDAASRDDFPPLDSLVSQEELDRVRERLTSREEIPAQAGPEAT; encoded by the coding sequence ATGACCGAGAACGTCCCCGCCCCCGAGCACCTCATAGAGTCCGTCCTGCTCGTTAGCGCCCGCCCGGTCGGGCCGGACGACCTCTCTTCGGCCACGGATCTCACCCCCGGCGAGGTCGAGGCGGCCCTCGCCACCCTGTCCGAGCGCTACTCGCCCGAAAACTCGGGCGTGGTCCTGCGCGCCGTCGCCGGCGGTTACCTGTTCTCGACGAACCCGGCCTGCTCGGCCGCCGTCGAGCGCTTCCGCGAGGAGGCGAGGCCGACCCCGCTCTCCGGTGCGGCCCACGAGGTGCTCGCCTGCGCGCTCTACCTCGGCCCCCTGACCCGCGGCGCCATCTCCCGCGTCCGGGGCGTCAACTCGGACGCAGTAGTCCGCAACCTCCTCGAACGCGACCTCCTCGCGGAGGTGGGCGCCGACCGCGAAGCCCCGGGCGCTCCCGCCCTCCTCGCCGTCACGGACGAGTTCCTCGCGGCCACCGACGCCGCCTCCCGCGACGACTTCCCCCCGCTCGACTCGCTCGTCTCGCAGGAAGAGCTCGACAGGGTCCGCGAACGCCTCACCTCTCGGGAAGAGATCCCGGCCCAGGCCGGTCCCGAGGCTACCTGA
- a CDS encoding segregation and condensation protein A yields MTFESAGRSLADFTVELDVYSGPYEWLLALILKDELEIFEVPLRELVDLYAGSRDPEAPNALDRDTDFAGSAAALILLKSRTLSPAVEPDAEGDDAVAVSPEELAERLQEYLKIRRASEDLRARFARAAGHYPSAHVVPPKPGRLRVAEDRVTLAARRAFSRLLEPPVRHLGPITVTLQELAGLIRTSLLRGPVSYEELTRNMDRLRSAVAFAAVLSLAQEGSVKLVQPEPLGALTLEPLETPG; encoded by the coding sequence GTGACCTTCGAGTCTGCTGGGCGCTCGCTCGCGGACTTCACCGTAGAGCTCGACGTCTACTCGGGGCCCTACGAGTGGCTGCTCGCCCTGATACTCAAGGACGAGCTCGAGATCTTCGAGGTCCCCCTGCGCGAGCTGGTCGACCTCTACGCCGGCTCCCGCGACCCGGAAGCCCCCAACGCCCTCGACCGCGACACGGACTTCGCGGGCTCCGCGGCGGCCCTGATCCTGCTAAAGAGCCGCACCCTATCGCCGGCGGTAGAACCTGACGCCGAAGGCGACGACGCGGTGGCCGTCTCCCCGGAAGAACTCGCCGAACGCCTGCAGGAGTACCTCAAGATCCGTCGCGCCTCGGAAGACCTCCGCGCGAGGTTCGCCCGCGCCGCGGGCCACTACCCGTCGGCCCACGTCGTGCCGCCGAAACCGGGTCGCCTGCGCGTCGCCGAAGACCGGGTCACGCTCGCGGCCAGGCGCGCCTTCTCCCGCCTTTTGGAGCCGCCCGTAAGACACCTCGGCCCTATAACCGTGACCCTTCAGGAGCTCGCGGGCCTGATCCGGACCTCCCTCCTTCGCGGCCCGGTCTCCTACGAGGAACTGACCCGCAACATGGACCGCCTGCGCTCAGCCGTCGCCTTCGCGGCCGTCCTCTCCCTGGCCCAGGAGGGCTCGGTCAAGCTCGTCCAGCCCGAACCCCTGGGCGCCCTGACCCTGGAACCCCTGGAGACGCCCGGATGA
- a CDS encoding Rossmann-fold NAD(P)-binding domain-containing protein, with product MVVLGCGIVGSGAARMASGLGAQVVVIDRDVDRLRTLELARIPGVTTLAASALGIKDAALRADLLIGAVHVVGARTPALVDRETVEGMKDGSVIVDVDVDYGGCVETSRPTTLDDPVFVDGGVIHYCVKNVPAAVPVTASRALSNALLPYVRALAGHGLADALKADEGLGRGVAIAEGRVVDPVLARATGADHSQLSSVLPLHREAR from the coding sequence GTGGTCGTGCTCGGGTGCGGCATCGTCGGCTCGGGCGCGGCCAGGATGGCGAGCGGCCTCGGTGCCCAGGTGGTCGTGATCGACCGCGACGTGGACCGCCTGCGCACCCTGGAACTCGCCCGCATCCCCGGCGTCACGACGCTGGCCGCGAGCGCCCTGGGCATCAAGGACGCGGCGCTGCGGGCCGACCTCCTCATAGGCGCCGTCCACGTGGTCGGCGCCCGCACGCCGGCCCTCGTCGACCGGGAGACGGTCGAGGGGATGAAGGACGGGTCCGTGATCGTGGACGTCGACGTCGACTACGGCGGCTGTGTGGAGACCTCCCGTCCGACAACGCTCGACGACCCCGTCTTCGTGGACGGAGGCGTTATCCACTACTGCGTGAAGAACGTGCCTGCCGCCGTCCCCGTGACCGCCTCCCGCGCCCTGAGCAACGCCCTGCTCCCGTACGTCCGCGCCCTCGCCGGCCACGGCCTCGCCGACGCCCTCAAGGCCGACGAGGGCCTCGGCCGCGGGGTCGCCATAGCGGAGGGAAGGGTCGTCGACCCGGTCCTCGCGAGGGCGACCGGCGCGGACCACAGCCAGCTCTCCTCCGTCCTGCCGCTCCACAGGGAGGCCAGGTGA
- a CDS encoding Rossmann-fold NAD(P)-binding domain-containing protein, which translates to MRIGVPKERTPCETRVALAPHAAHELSRAGHRVLVEAGAGEASGISDEAYKDAGARVVDDARKVWDDSELVVKVYGPIEDEWPRLREGLILLSFLSLPVNRSLMRALLDSRCIAFAMETVRNGPGRLPILAPMSEIAGRLTPQIGAHYLLRQSGGRASCSAAPRASGPAGWSCSGAASSARARPGWRAASVPRWS; encoded by the coding sequence TTGAGGATCGGGGTGCCCAAAGAAAGGACGCCTTGCGAGACGCGCGTCGCGCTCGCCCCGCACGCGGCGCACGAGCTCAGCCGGGCCGGCCACCGCGTGCTCGTGGAGGCCGGGGCGGGGGAGGCGTCCGGAATCTCCGACGAGGCCTACAAGGACGCCGGGGCCCGCGTGGTGGACGACGCCCGCAAGGTGTGGGACGACTCGGAGCTTGTCGTCAAGGTCTACGGGCCAATCGAAGACGAATGGCCGCGCCTTCGGGAGGGCCTGATCCTGCTCTCGTTCCTCTCCCTGCCCGTGAACCGGAGCCTCATGCGGGCGCTGCTCGACTCCCGGTGCATCGCGTTCGCCATGGAGACCGTCAGGAACGGCCCGGGAAGACTGCCCATCCTGGCGCCGATGAGCGAGATCGCGGGCCGCCTCACCCCCCAGATCGGCGCCCACTACCTCCTGCGCCAATCGGGCGGGCGGGCATCCTGCTCGGCGGCGCCACGGGCGTCAGGCCCGGCCGGGTGGTCGTGCTCGGGTGCGGCATCGTCGGCTCGGGCGCGGCCAGGATGGCGAGCGGCCTCGGTGCCCAGGTGGTCGTGA
- a CDS encoding CTP synthase, which translates to MSETKYIFVTGGVVSSIGKGTSAAALGMLLKSRGYRVVLQKFDPYINVDPGTMNPYQHGEVFVTEDGAETDLDLGHYERFLDENLGRLSNVTTGSVYWEVISRERRGDYLGATVQVIPHITNEIKNRIGRLGHDNDVVITEIGGTVGDIESLPFLEAIRQFRNDVGRKNVLYVHVSYVPYIEAAGELKTKPTQHSAQRLREIGISPDVLVCRADRPMSEDIRKKIALFADTELDSVIPAEDAPSLYAIPLSLHDEGLDDLVLEKLGMEAPPAELDEWRSLVTRTLEAERSVKVAIIGKYIKLQDAYLSVVEALGHAAGSNGLKVELDWVDSEILDDRASTEKRLAGVDGVLVLPGFGHRGAEGKIEAARYARETNTPYLGLCLGMQIEVIEFARNAAGLEMANSTEFEQDTPHPVIDIMPDQVGVDMGGTMRLGRWPCKVAPGTLAARVYGSDLVHERHRHRYEVNNAYREALEEAGMVFSGTSPDGRLVEIAELKDHPFYIGSQFHPEFKSRPLRPHPLFFGFVEACGAQQKPAATEPEQATAEATAEERAAS; encoded by the coding sequence ATGAGTGAGACGAAGTATATATTCGTTACGGGCGGGGTCGTGTCGTCCATAGGCAAGGGGACGAGCGCCGCGGCGCTCGGGATGCTCCTGAAAAGCCGGGGCTACAGGGTGGTGCTTCAGAAGTTCGACCCGTACATAAACGTCGACCCGGGCACCATGAACCCGTACCAGCACGGCGAGGTCTTCGTCACCGAGGACGGGGCCGAGACGGACCTCGACCTCGGCCACTACGAGCGCTTTCTGGACGAGAACCTGGGCCGCCTCTCCAACGTTACCACGGGGAGCGTGTACTGGGAGGTCATAAGCCGGGAGCGGCGTGGGGACTACCTCGGGGCCACCGTGCAGGTCATCCCGCACATAACCAACGAGATCAAGAACAGGATAGGCCGCCTCGGGCACGACAACGACGTCGTAATCACCGAGATCGGCGGCACCGTCGGTGACATCGAGAGCCTGCCTTTCCTCGAGGCGATCCGCCAGTTCCGCAACGACGTAGGGCGCAAGAACGTCCTCTACGTCCACGTCTCCTACGTTCCCTACATCGAGGCCGCAGGCGAGCTCAAGACCAAGCCGACCCAGCACTCGGCCCAGCGCCTGCGCGAGATCGGCATAAGCCCAGACGTGCTCGTCTGCCGCGCCGACCGCCCCATGAGCGAGGACATCCGAAAGAAGATAGCCCTCTTCGCCGACACCGAGCTCGACTCCGTTATCCCGGCCGAGGACGCCCCGAGCCTCTACGCCATACCCTTGAGTCTCCACGACGAGGGCCTCGACGATCTGGTCCTCGAGAAGCTCGGGATGGAGGCTCCGCCGGCGGAGCTCGACGAGTGGCGCAGCCTCGTTACCCGCACGCTGGAGGCCGAGCGGAGCGTGAAGGTCGCGATCATCGGCAAGTACATCAAGCTTCAGGACGCCTACCTCTCCGTCGTCGAGGCCCTCGGCCACGCCGCCGGCTCGAACGGGCTGAAAGTGGAACTCGACTGGGTCGACTCGGAGATCCTCGACGATAGGGCATCCACCGAGAAACGCCTGGCCGGGGTGGACGGGGTGCTCGTCCTGCCGGGCTTCGGGCACCGGGGGGCGGAGGGCAAGATCGAGGCCGCCCGCTACGCCAGGGAGACGAACACGCCGTATCTCGGGCTTTGTCTTGGGATGCAGATCGAGGTGATCGAGTTCGCCCGTAACGCCGCCGGCCTCGAGATGGCGAACTCGACCGAGTTCGAGCAGGACACCCCGCATCCCGTCATAGACATAATGCCGGACCAGGTGGGCGTGGACATGGGCGGCACGATGCGCCTCGGCCGCTGGCCCTGCAAGGTGGCCCCGGGTACCCTGGCAGCCAGGGTCTACGGCTCGGACCTCGTCCACGAGCGCCACCGCCACCGCTACGAGGTAAACAACGCCTACCGCGAGGCGCTGGAGGAGGCGGGAATGGTCTTCAGCGGGACCTCGCCCGACGGGAGGCTCGTCGAGATAGCCGAGCTCAAAGACCACCCGTTCTATATAGGGAGCCAGTTCCACCCCGAGTTCAAGAGCCGGCCCCTCCGCCCGCACCCGCTCTTCTTCGGCTTCGTCGAGGCCTGCGGCGCGCAGCAGAAGCCCGCCGCGACGGAACCCGAGCAGGCAACGGCCGAGGCAACGGCCGAGGAGCGGGCGGCCAGCTGA
- a CDS encoding DMT family transporter, which produces MPADSRSNGPLFVVLASALWGTSGTAQAFAPQSADPISVGVVKIGVGGAAMLLFAALSGALAKGPVASTRWTPLPVLACAVLVAAYQTLFFTGISLTGVALGTISAIGSLPVWAGLADLFYGKRPDARWLGATALAVAGCALLVGSGGPLSADPLGVLLCVFSGGGLVAFTTIAKGMLEDRPHAVVMGVTFTLGAVVLSPALFFSDPSWVLSTAGIAVTLELGIGATALAYILFANGLSKVSVSTAATLSLAEPLTAGLLGLIILGERISPIAVWGMGLLVLGLLLATVKRG; this is translated from the coding sequence ATGCCGGCCGATTCGAGATCCAACGGCCCACTCTTCGTCGTTTTGGCGTCGGCCCTGTGGGGAACGAGCGGCACGGCCCAGGCGTTCGCCCCGCAGTCCGCCGACCCGATCTCCGTCGGGGTCGTCAAGATCGGCGTGGGCGGGGCGGCCATGCTCCTGTTCGCGGCGCTTTCCGGAGCACTGGCGAAGGGTCCGGTGGCGTCGACGCGGTGGACGCCCCTGCCGGTGCTCGCGTGCGCGGTGCTGGTCGCCGCCTACCAGACGCTCTTCTTCACGGGCATCTCGCTCACGGGCGTGGCGCTCGGGACGATCTCGGCCATCGGCAGCCTCCCCGTGTGGGCGGGGCTCGCCGACCTCTTCTATGGAAAGCGTCCCGACGCCCGCTGGCTCGGCGCCACCGCCCTCGCGGTCGCCGGCTGCGCGCTTCTCGTCGGCTCCGGCGGCCCCCTGTCGGCAGATCCCCTCGGGGTGCTGCTCTGCGTCTTTTCGGGCGGCGGGCTGGTCGCCTTCACCACGATCGCGAAAGGCATGCTCGAGGACCGGCCGCACGCGGTCGTGATGGGCGTAACGTTCACCCTGGGGGCCGTCGTGCTCTCGCCGGCCCTGTTCTTCTCCGACCCGTCCTGGGTCCTGTCTACCGCGGGCATCGCCGTCACCCTCGAACTCGGCATCGGGGCGACGGCGCTGGCATACATCCTGTTCGCCAACGGCCTCTCGAAGGTCTCCGTCTCGACGGCGGCCACCCTCTCCCTCGCGGAACCTCTGACCGCCGGCCTGCTCGGCCTCATAATCCTGGGCGAGCGGATTTCCCCCATAGCCGTCTGGGGCATGGGCCTCCTCGTGCTAGGCCTTCTACTCGCCACCGTGAAACGCGGATAA
- a CDS encoding ester cyclase — protein MAEKENKIIARRFNEEVWDKGDEAALEELFAEDVVDHGAIPGQPSGREGHKYQLTLFRNAFPDLHVTTEDIFSEGDKVVSRWTARGTHQGELMGIAPTGNGVTIKGIDVLRIVEGRIVERWAQSNDLEMMQQLGVVPSPE, from the coding sequence ATGGCCGAAAAAGAGAACAAGATCATCGCTCGGCGCTTCAACGAGGAGGTCTGGGACAAAGGGGACGAAGCCGCTCTGGAGGAGTTGTTCGCGGAGGACGTCGTCGACCACGGTGCCATCCCAGGCCAGCCGTCCGGTCGCGAGGGGCACAAGTATCAGCTCACCCTCTTCCGCAACGCCTTCCCCGACCTGCACGTCACCACCGAGGACATATTCTCGGAAGGGGATAAGGTGGTGAGCCGCTGGACGGCACGCGGCACCCACCAAGGCGAGCTGATGGGCATAGCGCCTACCGGCAATGGGGTCACGATCAAGGGCATAGACGTGCTACGCATCGTTGAGGGCAGGATAGTAGAACGCTGGGCACAATCCAACGACCTGGAGATGATGCAGCAACTCGGCGTCGTCCCCTCGCCAGAGTAG